One genomic region from Arthrobacter sp. FB24 encodes:
- a CDS encoding ATP-dependent helicase: MTTPPDVPPARFSPEELTAMLGERNSPTAEQSAIISSPLTPRLVIAGAGSGKTATMADRVVWLVANGWVRPEEVLGVTFTRKAAGELASRIRSKLSALQRIAAEDTGHRIFPEGLLSEDALEPKVSTYHSYASGIVSDYGLRLGVERDVVLLGGAQAWQLASEVVEAFDGEYEHFRAAKSTLVKAVIQLAGECAEHLRDPAEVQEWLMERVAEFEGLPYVAGAKKNPTQAAGELGAMLRTRASVAEMVGRYADAKRVRGALDFGDLVALAARVASEIPLAAEVERQRFKVVLLDEFQDTSHAQLVLFSRLFGGGHAVTAVGDPNQSIYGFRGASAGQLFHFVREFPALAGDSFAVAPTSYLTTAWRNGRNILSAANVISAPLSAAALQAGPAGERQSAGSVEVPPLQPSPAAAEGKVVIGRFATDEDEARAIAADVLRYRLTDFEEPVGADRVAPAMAVLCRRRAQMECVRREFELRGIPYEIVGLGGLLDTPEIVDLVATLRVLADPGRSDSLMRLLAGARWRIGPADLMAFRDWSSFLARRRGNPRTDADEADDPDAAVIESDITDSPSLVEALDWLPREGWTSAHGRTLSPAALDRLHALSAELRQLRGFMGDDLTTLLGEVERAMLLDIEVAARPGVSIHQARRNLDAFHDAAAGFLHTSHRVDVLAFLAWLEAAATEEGGLDVAAPEVNHEAVQLLTVHASKGLEWDVVFVPGLNAGAFPSSRDSRWSSGSAALPWPLRGDRADLPQWDTDQPDQKGWLDAEKNFKADVQAHGEAEERRLAYVAYTRAKFVLWVSSAAWVGSRAGMAEMSPFLSELAPLAGIGAGEAETVAAEGSTRGRTEAAAGTAAVVHAASVEESLVPAESPLTQDLELAHWPYDPLEGPADPRTGARLRLVPGRRAAMEAAAGRVREALAAGPDTEPAADSDAGEGPRQLRSFAANWAKEADLLLERRHRRATVQDVHLPGHISASTFVDLGDDPAAVLARLRRPVPREPGMSARKGTAFHAWVEEHFGKAGMLELDEAPGSDSHIDEAYGLDSMVETFRNSEWAHRAPAHVEVPVETRIGEVVVRGRIDAVFRDADGGWDLVDWKTGRRPAAGQLKVKAVQLAVYRLAWARLKGVPLDSVRAAFYYVGENQVVRPHDLGTAEQLEDIVTAALGGTTALLNASGPASGTSRPQS; the protein is encoded by the coding sequence ATGACTACGCCACCCGACGTCCCGCCCGCCCGGTTTTCCCCGGAAGAGCTGACTGCCATGCTGGGCGAACGCAACAGCCCCACCGCTGAGCAGTCCGCCATCATTTCCTCGCCGCTCACCCCGCGGCTGGTTATTGCCGGTGCCGGGTCCGGCAAGACCGCCACCATGGCGGATCGTGTGGTGTGGCTTGTTGCCAACGGCTGGGTCCGGCCGGAAGAAGTCCTGGGCGTGACGTTTACGCGCAAGGCGGCCGGGGAACTGGCCAGCCGGATCCGATCCAAGCTCTCGGCCCTGCAACGGATTGCGGCGGAGGACACCGGCCACAGGATATTTCCCGAGGGCCTGCTCAGCGAGGATGCCCTGGAACCTAAAGTTTCCACGTACCACTCCTACGCCAGCGGCATCGTGTCCGACTACGGGCTCCGGCTCGGTGTCGAACGTGATGTTGTCCTCCTGGGCGGGGCGCAGGCCTGGCAGCTGGCTAGCGAAGTTGTTGAGGCTTTCGACGGCGAATACGAACATTTCCGTGCTGCCAAATCGACGCTCGTCAAAGCCGTCATCCAGCTCGCGGGCGAGTGTGCCGAACACCTGCGCGATCCGGCCGAGGTGCAGGAATGGCTGATGGAGCGGGTCGCGGAATTTGAAGGCCTGCCCTACGTGGCCGGGGCCAAAAAGAACCCGACACAGGCTGCCGGAGAACTCGGCGCCATGCTGCGCACCAGGGCGAGCGTCGCCGAAATGGTGGGCAGGTATGCTGACGCGAAGCGGGTCCGCGGGGCGTTGGATTTTGGTGACCTGGTGGCGCTCGCCGCGCGGGTCGCCAGTGAGATTCCGCTGGCCGCCGAAGTGGAACGCCAGCGGTTCAAAGTGGTGCTGCTCGACGAATTCCAGGACACCTCGCATGCCCAGCTAGTGCTGTTTTCCAGGCTATTCGGCGGCGGCCACGCCGTGACAGCCGTGGGCGACCCCAACCAGTCGATCTACGGGTTCCGGGGGGCGTCTGCCGGCCAGCTCTTCCATTTTGTTCGGGAGTTCCCTGCCCTGGCCGGCGATTCGTTTGCCGTGGCACCCACCTCCTACCTGACAACCGCGTGGCGTAACGGGCGCAACATCCTTTCCGCGGCCAACGTTATTTCGGCGCCCCTTAGCGCCGCCGCGCTGCAAGCCGGCCCGGCGGGGGAGCGGCAGTCGGCGGGTTCCGTGGAGGTCCCGCCGCTGCAGCCCAGTCCGGCTGCGGCCGAGGGGAAGGTTGTCATCGGACGCTTTGCGACGGATGAGGATGAGGCCAGGGCCATCGCAGCGGATGTCCTGCGCTACCGCCTCACAGATTTCGAGGAACCCGTCGGCGCCGACCGCGTAGCTCCTGCGATGGCGGTCCTGTGCAGGCGCCGCGCACAGATGGAATGCGTCCGGCGTGAGTTCGAGCTGCGCGGGATCCCCTACGAAATCGTGGGCCTCGGTGGCCTCTTGGACACCCCGGAGATCGTGGATCTGGTCGCCACGCTGCGAGTACTCGCGGATCCGGGACGTTCGGATAGCCTCATGCGGCTTCTGGCCGGAGCGCGCTGGCGCATTGGCCCGGCTGACCTCATGGCATTCCGGGACTGGTCATCATTCCTCGCGCGCCGCCGGGGGAATCCGCGGACGGACGCAGATGAAGCTGACGATCCGGACGCCGCGGTGATCGAGAGCGACATCACCGATTCGCCGAGCCTTGTGGAAGCCTTGGACTGGCTGCCGCGGGAAGGATGGACCTCGGCCCACGGCCGGACGCTGAGCCCTGCAGCCCTCGACCGGCTGCATGCCTTGTCGGCCGAACTCCGGCAGCTCCGCGGATTTATGGGCGATGACCTCACGACGCTTCTGGGCGAAGTGGAACGGGCCATGCTCCTCGACATCGAGGTGGCGGCCCGCCCCGGCGTCAGCATCCACCAGGCCCGGCGAAACCTGGACGCATTCCACGATGCCGCGGCAGGATTCCTCCACACCTCGCACCGCGTCGATGTCCTCGCGTTCCTGGCCTGGCTGGAAGCAGCGGCAACGGAAGAGGGCGGGCTGGACGTCGCGGCCCCGGAGGTCAACCACGAAGCGGTGCAGCTGCTGACGGTGCACGCGTCAAAGGGCCTGGAGTGGGACGTTGTGTTCGTTCCCGGCCTGAACGCCGGAGCGTTTCCGAGCAGCCGGGATTCGCGGTGGAGCAGCGGAAGCGCTGCCTTGCCCTGGCCGTTGCGGGGAGACCGTGCCGACCTGCCCCAGTGGGACACGGACCAGCCGGATCAAAAGGGCTGGCTGGACGCCGAAAAGAACTTCAAAGCCGACGTCCAGGCGCACGGAGAGGCCGAAGAACGCAGGCTCGCCTACGTGGCGTACACCCGGGCTAAGTTCGTGCTGTGGGTTTCGAGCGCGGCCTGGGTCGGTTCCCGGGCCGGTATGGCGGAGATGTCGCCATTCCTCTCGGAGCTGGCGCCCCTTGCAGGGATCGGGGCAGGTGAAGCCGAAACCGTGGCGGCGGAGGGCAGCACCCGCGGGCGGACGGAAGCGGCGGCCGGGACCGCCGCCGTCGTGCATGCCGCATCGGTGGAGGAATCATTAGTGCCGGCAGAAAGTCCGTTGACCCAGGACCTCGAACTGGCCCACTGGCCGTATGACCCGTTGGAAGGACCGGCCGATCCGCGCACCGGTGCCAGGCTCAGGCTGGTTCCGGGACGGCGGGCAGCGATGGAGGCAGCCGCCGGGCGGGTCCGCGAAGCCTTGGCCGCTGGCCCCGATACGGAGCCGGCGGCGGATTCGGACGCAGGGGAGGGGCCCCGGCAGCTCCGGAGCTTCGCGGCCAACTGGGCGAAGGAAGCTGACCTGTTGTTGGAGCGCCGCCATCGCAGGGCCACCGTGCAGGACGTCCACCTGCCGGGCCACATTTCCGCGTCAACGTTCGTGGATCTCGGTGACGATCCTGCAGCAGTGCTTGCGCGGCTGCGGCGGCCGGTTCCCAGGGAACCGGGGATGTCCGCCCGTAAAGGAACGGCTTTCCACGCCTGGGTGGAAGAGCACTTCGGTAAGGCGGGCATGTTGGAGCTGGATGAGGCCCCCGGTTCGGACAGCCACATTGACGAGGCCTACGGGCTGGATTCCATGGTGGAAACATTCAGGAATTCGGAGTGGGCGCACCGTGCTCCCGCCCATGTGGAGGTTCCGGTGGAGACGCGCATAGGGGAGGTTGTGGTGCGTGGCCGGATCGATGCCGTGTTCCGGGACGCCGACGGCGGCTGGGACCTGGTGGACTGGAAGACGGGCCGACGCCCGGCCGCGGGACAGTTGAAGGTGAAGGCTGTCCAGCTGGCCGTCTATCGTCTTGCCTGGGCGCGGCTCAAGGGAGTTCCGCTCGACAGTGTCCGGGCAGCGTTCTACTACGTGGGGGAAAACCAGGTGGTGCGCCCCCACGACCTTGGCACAGCCGAGCAGCTCGAGGACATCGTTACGGCTGCCCTCGGCGGAACGACAGCCCTGCTCAACGCCTCCGGCCCCGCTAGTGGGACTTCGCGTCCACAATCTTGA
- a CDS encoding ATP-dependent helicase, translated as MRLLPPRQAHSAVPVLTPDQQAAVDVPHGSGPVLVPGAPGTGKSTVLIEAAVRRAERDGLDPERMLVLAPSRLAADSLRDRFTARLNRSLSTTPARTWASYAFDLIRRAKAEGILPLPRPPRLLSGPEQDLIIKELLEGHTLPGLELPWPDDLGAALETRGFRQEVRQLFDRIIESGRTPADLVALAQQCNRPDWIAAAALYAEYRDVLDLRMPEAFDPAGIITAARQIFQDAPEFLAAERERLQLILVDDIQEANPAVFELLADIAAGKDAYVAFSPDTVVQGFRGARPDLTAELPHLLAPADATGRSPRDAAAPGTALERPLWRTHRHTPAVAQAWLSVAGRISQRAGSQSARRLESAEPPSNRPESGAVPACGGVEGHILPSPVQELRYVAQRILDAHLNDRRELGDIAVIVRNGGQLNQLQRHLAGHGIPVRVPVAESAVRDEVAVRPLLDAYAVALDPAVLTPEAAVALLTSRIGGATSIELRRLRQSLRREEILGGGGRTSDALLVESLLEPGALATTGIEGRSARRVARMIEAGREAARAPGANAETVLWALWNSTGLAARWTDAALAGGAAGARADRDLDAMMALFHTAERYVDQLPGSGPDQFLEYLLSQELPMDTLAARAQLEDAVELMTPASAAGREWPVVIIAGLQEGVWPNTRLRGELLGSTLFADAVEHGVDHALQLGPISRLREIRYDELRSFSTAVSRARELLICTAVSSEDEQPSSFLDYVAPLHPGQDRRTFTPVERPMTLRALVAELRQHAQLDGRFAAESVEAARVLARLAAAEPSVPGAHPDSWWGLAALSSEERIVPPGGTVFVSPSKVESVQKSPLDWFIQAVGGEAATDFARSLGTLVHAIAQDLPDASGSEYLVELVRRWPALGMKDNWEGKLDFQRAEGMVRKLAQYVLVMRSEGRSLVGVERDFEVKLPDIVDIPQPETLVPAATDAEPEVRSAVLRGQVDRLEIDAEGRLVIVDLKTGKRQPSKADLARHPQLGAYQAAVVAGGFTEPGTAEGDLQSGDSQPGGAVLAQLGTSSKSPGIQVQEPLDGSDNNWALDMVNDAARLMSGSVFEARHDPAKSGHGGHGCRLPEVCPLCPRGKQVTE; from the coding sequence CTGAGACTCCTCCCTCCCCGCCAGGCCCACAGCGCCGTTCCTGTCCTCACACCGGACCAGCAGGCGGCCGTGGACGTCCCCCACGGGTCCGGCCCGGTGCTGGTTCCGGGTGCTCCCGGGACGGGAAAATCCACTGTGCTCATTGAAGCAGCAGTGCGCCGGGCAGAGCGCGACGGCCTGGATCCGGAAAGAATGCTCGTGCTGGCCCCGAGCCGCCTCGCTGCAGACTCGCTCCGGGACCGTTTCACGGCCCGCCTCAACCGGAGCCTGAGCACGACGCCGGCACGCACCTGGGCATCGTATGCCTTCGACCTGATCCGGCGTGCCAAGGCGGAAGGCATCCTCCCGCTGCCGCGGCCGCCACGTCTGCTGTCCGGACCCGAGCAGGACCTAATTATCAAGGAACTGTTGGAAGGACACACCCTGCCGGGCCTTGAGCTGCCGTGGCCGGACGATCTCGGTGCCGCTCTGGAAACCCGTGGTTTCCGTCAGGAAGTACGCCAGCTCTTTGACCGGATCATCGAATCCGGCCGGACGCCCGCCGACCTGGTGGCTTTGGCCCAGCAGTGCAACCGTCCCGACTGGATCGCTGCGGCCGCACTGTACGCCGAGTACCGCGACGTCCTGGACCTGCGGATGCCGGAGGCATTCGACCCCGCCGGAATCATCACGGCGGCCCGCCAGATCTTCCAGGACGCCCCCGAATTCCTGGCCGCCGAGCGGGAACGCCTCCAGCTGATCCTGGTGGACGACATCCAGGAAGCCAACCCGGCGGTATTCGAACTGTTGGCGGATATCGCGGCAGGCAAGGACGCCTACGTGGCATTCTCCCCGGACACTGTCGTCCAAGGTTTCCGCGGCGCCCGCCCTGACCTCACAGCTGAGTTGCCCCACCTGCTGGCTCCAGCGGACGCAACCGGACGCAGCCCCCGGGATGCCGCCGCACCGGGTACTGCCCTGGAGCGCCCGCTCTGGCGTACGCACCGCCATACTCCCGCCGTCGCCCAGGCCTGGCTTTCGGTGGCGGGACGGATCTCCCAACGGGCAGGCAGCCAGTCGGCGCGCAGGTTGGAGAGCGCCGAACCGCCATCCAACCGTCCCGAGTCCGGCGCGGTCCCGGCATGCGGCGGAGTCGAGGGCCATATCCTTCCGTCGCCGGTCCAAGAGCTGCGCTACGTAGCCCAGCGCATCCTGGACGCGCACCTGAACGACCGTCGTGAGCTCGGCGACATCGCGGTGATCGTGCGTAACGGCGGGCAGCTGAACCAGCTGCAACGGCACTTGGCCGGCCACGGCATTCCCGTCCGCGTTCCTGTAGCGGAGTCCGCCGTCCGGGACGAAGTGGCGGTCCGCCCCCTGCTTGATGCCTATGCTGTGGCGCTGGATCCCGCGGTGCTGACCCCGGAAGCGGCAGTGGCACTGCTGACATCCCGGATCGGCGGAGCGACCTCCATCGAGCTGCGCCGGCTGCGCCAGTCGCTGCGCCGCGAGGAGATCCTCGGCGGCGGTGGCCGCACCAGTGATGCGTTGCTGGTCGAGTCGCTGCTTGAACCGGGCGCCTTGGCCACCACAGGTATCGAGGGCCGCTCCGCGAGGCGTGTGGCGCGGATGATCGAGGCCGGCCGGGAGGCGGCCCGGGCACCGGGGGCAAACGCGGAGACGGTGCTTTGGGCATTGTGGAACTCCACCGGGCTTGCCGCACGCTGGACTGACGCGGCACTGGCCGGCGGAGCGGCGGGGGCGCGGGCAGACCGCGACCTGGACGCCATGATGGCCCTGTTCCACACAGCCGAACGCTATGTTGACCAGTTGCCGGGGTCAGGGCCGGACCAGTTCCTTGAGTACCTGCTCAGCCAGGAGCTGCCCATGGACACCCTGGCGGCGCGCGCGCAGCTGGAGGATGCCGTTGAACTCATGACGCCGGCGAGTGCCGCCGGACGTGAATGGCCTGTGGTCATCATCGCCGGCCTGCAGGAAGGAGTGTGGCCCAACACCAGGCTCCGGGGAGAACTCCTGGGCAGCACGCTGTTCGCCGACGCCGTGGAGCACGGGGTGGACCACGCCCTGCAACTCGGGCCAATCAGTAGGTTGCGGGAAATCCGGTACGACGAACTCCGCAGCTTTTCCACAGCGGTGTCCCGTGCCCGCGAACTGCTAATCTGCACCGCCGTGTCGTCAGAGGACGAACAGCCCTCCTCCTTCCTCGACTACGTCGCACCGCTGCATCCCGGGCAGGACCGGCGGACCTTCACCCCGGTGGAACGTCCCATGACCCTCCGCGCCCTCGTGGCCGAACTTCGGCAGCACGCGCAGCTTGACGGGAGGTTTGCCGCTGAATCCGTCGAAGCAGCCAGGGTCCTGGCAAGGCTCGCCGCTGCCGAGCCTTCCGTTCCCGGCGCCCATCCCGATTCCTGGTGGGGCCTCGCTGCCCTGTCTTCGGAGGAACGGATCGTTCCGCCCGGAGGAACAGTGTTCGTTTCGCCGTCCAAGGTGGAATCCGTCCAAAAGTCGCCCCTTGACTGGTTCATCCAGGCTGTCGGTGGTGAAGCAGCCACCGACTTCGCCAGGAGTCTGGGAACACTGGTCCACGCCATCGCACAGGATCTCCCGGACGCTTCGGGCTCGGAATACCTCGTGGAACTGGTCCGGCGGTGGCCGGCCCTCGGCATGAAGGATAACTGGGAAGGCAAGCTGGATTTCCAGCGTGCCGAGGGAATGGTCCGGAAGCTCGCCCAGTACGTCCTGGTCATGCGCAGCGAAGGCAGGAGCCTTGTCGGCGTCGAGCGGGACTTCGAAGTGAAACTGCCAGACATCGTGGACATCCCGCAGCCGGAAACCTTGGTACCTGCGGCAACCGATGCTGAGCCCGAGGTCAGATCCGCGGTACTCCGCGGTCAGGTGGACCGCCTGGAGATCGATGCCGAAGGACGCCTGGTGATCGTGGACCTCAAAACGGGCAAACGCCAGCCGTCGAAGGCAGACCTGGCCCGCCATCCCCAGCTGGGTGCTTACCAGGCCGCGGTAGTGGCCGGGGGGTTCACCGAACCCGGCACGGCGGAAGGTGACCTTCAGTCCGGCGATAGTCAGCCGGGTGGCGCTGTCCTTGCCCAGCTTGGCACGAGCAGTAAAAGCCCGGGCATCCAGGTCCAGGAGCCGCTGGACGGCTCCGACAACAACTGGGCACTCGACATGGTGAACGATGCCGCACGGCTCATGTCCGGCAGTGTCTTCGAGGCGCGCCACGATCCGGCAAAATCTGGTCACGGCGGCCATGGCTGCCGGCTGCCGGAGGTCTGTCCTCTCTGTCCGCGCGGAAAGCAGGTTACTGAATGA
- a CDS encoding MGMT family protein, whose product MRTEYVEAVLALVQLVPPGSAVAYGDVAELLGSGGARQVGSVMSHHGSSVPWWRVLRANGEAPQGLETEALNFYIQEGTPLLGRYLDFLRTGEGRWRVDLTEARWAPVDGDFDLIDLIAERLERRLHKMSAPDDEMTV is encoded by the coding sequence ATGCGCACGGAGTATGTCGAGGCGGTGCTGGCCCTGGTTCAGCTCGTTCCTCCGGGATCAGCTGTGGCGTATGGGGATGTTGCTGAGCTCCTCGGGTCAGGCGGCGCACGGCAGGTGGGCTCCGTCATGAGCCACCACGGCAGTTCCGTTCCCTGGTGGCGCGTGTTGAGGGCAAACGGCGAAGCACCGCAGGGGCTGGAAACCGAAGCCTTGAACTTCTACATCCAGGAAGGCACTCCGCTTCTTGGCCGCTACCTGGACTTCCTCCGGACCGGGGAAGGCCGGTGGCGCGTTGACCTTACCGAGGCAAGGTGGGCCCCCGTCGACGGTGATTTTGACCTCATTGACCTGATTGCAGAGCGGTTGGAGCGGCGGCTCCATAAAATGTCCGCCCCCGATGATGAAATGACTGTGTGA
- a CDS encoding 3'-5' exonuclease encodes MSSRNTITTSSTSTATTATGTWDKRPRAAFDLETTGRNSRAARIVTASVTVVDADGSVITEHEWLADPGIEIPAEASEVHGVTTERARLEGRPAAEVTRELASVLQGLFDDGIPVIAFNASYDFTVLAAESARYGIPQLNRFPVLDPYIMNKQVDRFRKGKRTLTALCEEYKVNLDNAHTSAADALATLRMLDAMAGKFPKLRMAAGQLHQLQVGWAASQAADFQTYLRKTKPAAVIEGEWPVLPPEDASKGDF; translated from the coding sequence ATGAGCAGCAGGAACACCATCACCACGAGTAGCACCAGCACCGCCACCACGGCTACCGGCACGTGGGACAAGCGGCCGCGGGCTGCATTCGACTTGGAGACCACCGGCCGCAACTCGCGCGCCGCGCGGATTGTCACGGCGTCGGTCACGGTGGTGGACGCGGACGGAAGTGTCATCACGGAACATGAGTGGCTCGCGGATCCTGGAATCGAGATCCCCGCCGAAGCCAGCGAAGTCCACGGCGTCACAACCGAAAGAGCCCGGCTGGAGGGCCGTCCGGCCGCGGAGGTGACCCGCGAACTGGCCTCGGTGCTGCAGGGGTTGTTCGACGACGGGATCCCGGTTATTGCGTTCAACGCAAGCTATGACTTCACGGTGCTGGCTGCCGAATCGGCCCGCTACGGCATTCCGCAGCTGAACCGCTTCCCCGTGCTGGATCCCTACATCATGAACAAGCAGGTGGACCGGTTCCGCAAGGGCAAGAGGACGCTGACCGCACTGTGCGAGGAATACAAGGTCAACCTTGACAACGCCCACACGTCCGCCGCGGACGCCCTCGCGACGCTCCGGATGCTTGACGCCATGGCCGGCAAGTTTCCCAAGCTGCGAATGGCAGCCGGGCAGCTCCATCAGCTGCAGGTCGGCTGGGCGGCCAGCCAGGCCGCAGACTTCCAGACCTATCTGCGCAAGACCAAGCCCGCCGCCGTGATAGAGGGCGAATGGCCCGTCCTCCCCCCTGAAGACGCCAGCAAGGGCGACTTTTAG
- a CDS encoding methionine ABC transporter ATP-binding protein — translation MITVTDLRKVYRQGKKEVLALDGVTLSVPKGSIHGIIGHSGAGKSTLVRCLTLLDRPTSGSVSIDGTELSSVRDSEIRAARRRIGMVFQHANLMDSRTAAGNVAHPLELVKTPKDKIRAKVSELLSLVGLEGFENAYPSQLSGGQRQRVGIARALAADPDVLLCDEPTSALDPATTDEILDLIQDLTKRLQLTVLIITHEMNVVKRVCDSVSLLSKGRIIEHGALKDVAGDLESKLAKALLPLPASEPLKGALQGGPVLEILFAGDNAKEPVLTGVARHFDIDLNVLAGSVETLGGQQFGHLRVQLAENADYDAVLNYLHQRGIGAKLAATSTAAGDPLDSDPAEADAAELNDVTGRNP, via the coding sequence ATGATCACAGTTACTGACCTTCGAAAGGTCTACCGCCAGGGGAAAAAGGAAGTCTTGGCCCTCGACGGCGTCACCCTTTCCGTTCCCAAAGGTTCCATTCATGGAATCATTGGCCATTCAGGCGCCGGAAAGTCCACCCTGGTGCGCTGCCTCACTCTGCTGGATCGTCCGACGTCCGGCTCGGTCAGCATCGACGGCACAGAATTGAGCTCCGTCCGGGACTCCGAAATCCGTGCGGCGCGGCGCCGCATCGGCATGGTTTTCCAGCATGCCAACCTCATGGATTCACGCACTGCGGCCGGCAACGTGGCCCATCCCCTGGAGCTCGTCAAAACGCCGAAGGACAAGATCCGGGCCAAGGTGTCCGAGCTGTTGTCCCTCGTAGGACTCGAAGGCTTCGAGAACGCCTACCCCTCCCAGCTTTCCGGTGGCCAGCGCCAGCGCGTTGGCATCGCCCGGGCCCTGGCCGCCGACCCCGATGTGCTCTTATGCGATGAGCCGACCTCGGCCCTGGACCCCGCGACCACTGATGAAATCCTGGACCTGATCCAGGACCTCACCAAGCGCTTGCAGCTGACGGTGCTGATCATCACGCACGAAATGAACGTCGTGAAGCGCGTTTGCGACTCGGTCTCCCTGCTGTCCAAGGGCCGGATCATCGAGCACGGCGCCCTCAAGGACGTGGCCGGAGACCTCGAGAGCAAACTGGCCAAGGCGCTCCTGCCCCTGCCGGCGTCCGAACCCCTGAAGGGGGCGCTTCAGGGCGGACCGGTCCTGGAAATCCTGTTCGCCGGTGACAATGCAAAGGAACCTGTCCTCACCGGCGTAGCGCGGCACTTTGACATCGACCTGAATGTCCTGGCCGGCAGCGTCGAGACCCTGGGCGGCCAGCAGTTCGGGCACCTCCGTGTGCAGCTCGCTGAAAATGCGGACTACGACGCCGTCCTCAACTACCTCCACCAGCGCGGAATAGGCGCAAAACTGGCCGCGACCAGCACAGCAGCCGGCGACCCCCTCGATTCGGACCCTGCAGAAGCGGATGCTGCTGAATTGAACGACGTGACGGGAAGGAACCCATGA
- a CDS encoding methionine ABC transporter permease yields MNDIFSNPVLAKALPEAIVETLQMVGISAFFTVLVGLPLGVFLHVTAPGGLRPMPVTNRIMSDVIVNITRSIPFAILMVALIPLARLLTGTSLGPVAASVSLSIGTIPFFARLVETCLRDVHHGKIDAAQVMGSTKMQVINKVMLRESLPALVAATTTTVVTLVGYSAMAGLVGGGGLGKLAYNYGFQRFDVTVMIVTIVLIIVLVQVIQLVGEQISRSLDHR; encoded by the coding sequence ATGAACGACATTTTCAGCAACCCCGTCCTTGCCAAGGCCCTGCCCGAAGCAATCGTAGAAACCCTGCAGATGGTCGGAATTTCGGCCTTCTTTACAGTGCTGGTTGGGCTTCCCCTGGGCGTCTTCCTGCACGTCACGGCGCCGGGCGGCCTGCGTCCGATGCCTGTCACCAACCGGATCATGAGTGACGTGATCGTCAACATCACCCGCTCCATCCCGTTCGCAATCCTGATGGTCGCCCTCATCCCGCTGGCCCGCCTGCTGACCGGCACGAGCCTGGGACCGGTGGCGGCCTCGGTATCGCTGTCCATCGGCACCATTCCGTTCTTTGCACGCCTGGTGGAGACCTGCCTCCGGGACGTCCACCATGGCAAGATCGACGCCGCCCAGGTCATGGGTTCCACCAAGATGCAGGTCATCAACAAGGTGATGCTGCGCGAATCACTCCCGGCCCTGGTAGCCGCCACGACCACCACCGTGGTCACCCTGGTGGGGTACTCGGCCATGGCCGGCCTGGTGGGCGGCGGAGGACTGGGGAAGCTGGCGTACAACTACGGCTTCCAGCGCTTCGATGTCACGGTCATGATCGTGACCATCGTGCTGATCATCGTCCTGGTGCAGGTCATCCAGCTCGTGGGCGAACAGATCTCCCGCAGCCTCGACCACCGCTAA
- a CDS encoding MetQ/NlpA family ABC transporter substrate-binding protein gives MRKSLSLLATGIVTALALTACGGSSSPSSEATTLDPAKPATLTVGASPVPQAKILEFINQDLAPKAGLKLDIKEIEDYQTPNTALSDGSLDANYYQHLPWFEDQVKTKGYKFGHGEGVHIEPYAAFSEKVKDIKDIQEGAKVAITNDPSNQVRALKVLQVAGLVKDIKDDSSVLTLTDEQNPKKLKFSENQPELLINDLKDPSVDLALINGNFILKAGLSTKDALAVESVENNPYANFLAWREDSKDDVRIKKLDELLHSPEVKAFIEKEWPNGDVTVAF, from the coding sequence ATGCGTAAATCACTCTCCCTCCTGGCCACCGGTATAGTCACCGCACTGGCGCTGACGGCCTGCGGCGGCTCGTCCAGCCCCAGCTCCGAGGCCACGACCCTTGACCCCGCCAAGCCCGCCACCCTGACCGTCGGCGCCAGCCCGGTCCCGCAGGCGAAGATCCTGGAGTTCATCAACCAGGACCTCGCGCCGAAGGCCGGCCTGAAGCTGGACATCAAGGAAATCGAGGACTACCAGACGCCGAACACCGCCCTGAGCGACGGCTCGCTGGACGCCAACTACTACCAGCACCTGCCGTGGTTTGAGGACCAGGTCAAGACCAAGGGCTACAAGTTCGGCCACGGCGAAGGCGTCCACATCGAGCCGTACGCCGCGTTCTCGGAAAAGGTCAAGGACATCAAGGACATCCAGGAGGGTGCCAAGGTTGCCATCACGAATGACCCTTCCAACCAGGTCAGGGCCCTCAAGGTCCTCCAGGTAGCCGGGCTGGTGAAGGACATCAAGGATGATTCCTCCGTGCTGACCCTGACTGACGAGCAGAACCCCAAGAAGCTGAAGTTCTCCGAGAACCAGCCTGAACTGTTGATCAACGACCTCAAGGACCCGTCAGTGGACCTGGCGCTCATCAACGGCAACTTCATCCTGAAGGCCGGCCTGAGCACCAAGGACGCCCTCGCAGTGGAGTCCGTGGAGAACAACCCCTACGCGAACTTCCTGGCCTGGCGCGAGGACTCCAAGGACGACGTCCGGATCAAGAAGCTGGATGAACTCCTGCACTCCCCCGAGGTCAAGGCCTTCATCGAGAAGGAATGGCCCAACGGTGACGTGACGGTGGCCTTCTAA